One region of Limnospira fusiformis SAG 85.79 genomic DNA includes:
- a CDS encoding ATP-binding protein produces the protein MKELDAQVVLVVNDSTPIGSFSAKEVVDVVSKKIDLNETKVAEVMKELPLVFKKSHLPNISSLISLFNNAKTDFCVVVNDENHLLGLISSYRLLQILNNPILYQSVYQLQEQLDILQSDNDDWRDETQAQIDQIQAEFQDLKTRLITTISHELRTPLTTISFSAGLLESYSQRISDDKKRTHFQRIRVGIQQMTELLNDILIIEKAESGKLIPHPVVVNLKEFCANLIAEIQLTTDKHNLIFTCPSSFPDTRLDEYLISQILTNLISNAIKYSQAGGDIKIDLTCEDDRVILMIKDSGIGIPKLDLKHLFEPFHRGSNVGNISGTGLGLPLVKKAVDLQLGEIRVESEEGIGTTCTVILPSKLEE, from the coding sequence ATGAAGGAGTTGGACGCACAAGTTGTTTTGGTTGTCAATGACAGTACCCCGATTGGTTCATTCAGCGCCAAGGAGGTAGTCGATGTCGTGTCGAAAAAAATAGATCTAAATGAGACTAAAGTGGCAGAAGTAATGAAGGAATTACCACTGGTCTTCAAAAAGTCACATTTGCCGAATATCTCTAGCCTAATTTCATTATTTAATAATGCTAAAACTGATTTTTGTGTCGTAGTTAATGACGAAAATCATTTATTGGGATTAATTTCGAGTTACCGACTTTTACAAATTCTGAACAATCCCATATTATATCAATCAGTTTATCAACTCCAAGAACAGCTTGATATTCTGCAAAGTGACAATGATGATTGGCGGGATGAGACCCAAGCACAAATAGACCAAATACAGGCAGAATTTCAAGACCTAAAAACTCGTTTAATTACGACAATTTCCCATGAGTTAAGGACTCCCTTAACTACTATTTCTTTCTCGGCTGGATTATTAGAAAGTTATAGTCAGAGAATTTCCGATGACAAAAAACGCACCCATTTTCAGAGAATCAGGGTAGGAATCCAGCAAATGACAGAACTTTTAAATGATATTCTCATCATTGAAAAAGCGGAATCTGGCAAGTTAATCCCCCATCCCGTGGTGGTGAATCTGAAAGAGTTTTGCGCTAACTTAATTGCGGAAATTCAACTAACCACGGATAAACACAATTTAATTTTTACCTGTCCTAGCAGTTTCCCGGATACCAGACTTGATGAGTATTTAATCTCACAAATACTAACTAACCTGATTTCTAACGCGATTAAGTATTCCCAGGCGGGGGGGGATATTAAAATAGACTTGACTTGTGAGGATGATCGGGTTATCTTGATGATTAAGGACTCAGGTATTGGCATTCCTAAGTTGGATCTCAAACACCTATTTGAGCCGTTTCACCGTGGTAGCAATGTGGGGAATATATCAGGAACAGGACTGGGGTTGCCTTTGGTGAAAAAAGCGGTAGATTTACAGCTTGGTGAAATTCGGGTGGAAAGTGAAGAAGGAATAGGAACAACTTGTACAGTTATCTTGCCATCTAAATTAGAGGAATGA
- the nuoH gene encoding NADH-quinone oxidoreductase subunit NuoH has product MNPGIDIQGSFIQVLLDLGIPTGVAKILWMPFPMGLMLVGATVGVLGSVWLERKISAAAQQRIGPEYIGPMGSLAPLADGLKLLLKEDIVPFKADPLLFTLGPIIVSIPVFLSYLIVPFGQNLAIANLGTAIFLWIALSSIQPIGLLMSGYASNNKYSLLGGLRAAAQSISYEIPLALAVLAVVMMSNSLSTLDIVQQQSGYGILGWNVWRQPVGFAIFCIAALAECERLPFDLPEAEEELIAGYQTEYSGMKFALYYLASYVNLVLSALLVSVLYLGGWNFPIPVVAIAGLLGVSETTPWLQVLTASLGITMTILKAYLLVFTAILIRWTVPRVRIDQLLNLGWKFLLPVALVNLLLTAALKLAFPIAFGG; this is encoded by the coding sequence ATGAATCCAGGAATTGATATACAAGGAAGTTTCATTCAAGTCCTCCTAGATTTGGGTATACCAACAGGGGTGGCTAAAATTCTGTGGATGCCATTTCCCATGGGATTAATGCTAGTTGGTGCTACCGTAGGAGTATTAGGATCGGTTTGGTTGGAACGAAAAATATCCGCCGCCGCTCAACAACGTATCGGACCCGAATATATTGGCCCGATGGGGAGTTTGGCTCCCCTGGCAGATGGCCTGAAACTTTTGCTAAAGGAAGATATTGTCCCGTTTAAGGCAGATCCGCTATTATTTACTCTCGGCCCGATTATTGTGTCGATTCCGGTGTTTTTGTCTTACCTGATTGTGCCGTTTGGACAAAATTTGGCGATCGCTAATCTGGGGACAGCAATATTTTTGTGGATCGCCCTATCGAGTATTCAGCCTATTGGTCTACTGATGTCCGGCTACGCTTCCAATAATAAATACTCCCTACTGGGAGGGCTACGGGCCGCCGCTCAGTCCATCAGTTACGAAATTCCCCTCGCCCTAGCCGTGTTGGCCGTGGTGATGATGTCTAATAGCCTCAGTACCCTTGATATTGTGCAACAACAGTCCGGCTATGGCATCCTGGGTTGGAACGTCTGGCGACAACCTGTGGGTTTTGCGATTTTCTGTATTGCCGCTTTGGCTGAGTGTGAAAGATTACCTTTTGATTTACCAGAAGCTGAGGAAGAGTTGATCGCTGGATATCAGACGGAATATTCCGGGATGAAATTTGCTCTGTATTACCTGGCTTCCTATGTCAACCTGGTACTATCTGCCCTGTTGGTATCAGTTTTGTACCTTGGGGGTTGGAATTTTCCGATTCCCGTCGTGGCGATCGCAGGACTTTTGGGCGTGAGTGAAACCACCCCTTGGTTACAGGTGCTAACCGCCAGTCTCGGCATTACCATGACTATCCTGAAAGCCTATCTACTGGTATTTACTGCTATTCTGATCCGGTGGACCGTCCCTAGGGTTCGTATTGACCAACTGCTTAACCTGGGTTGGAAATTCTTACTCCCCGTGGCTTTGGTAAATCTTTTGCTAACAGCCGCCTTAAAACTAGCATTTCCCATAGCTTTTGGGGGATAA
- a CDS encoding EAL domain-containing response regulator — protein MKKILIIEDERLVRENLVELLTFENFQVLEATDGLRGVKLAEQEQPDLILCDVMMPILDGYGVLAQLRQNPKTAIIPFIFMTALADRMNTRKAMELGADDYITKPCSAAELMRSITVRLEKYSNMQRYYQNNQSQIVSTESPLNQLLDWDGITNLPNRLALRDRFEQILENLPSYDSGLIPIVCLSVDRFKRINDILGYESAEALLKAVGERLVKAMDNQGTVAYLTSGEFAIIGEFTGSENQVHEQAQLLRDAVAEPLLIRGHEIVIMSSMGIALYPLHGQEIDSLLKNSQIALNSSRSYGGNRCTVYRDSLQVISADSLALEADLQKAIARNELQLYYQPKVCLKTGKIVGAEALLRWNRRNNGLVPPALFIPLAEETGLIQALGEWVVKTACNQIKNWANLGLLIPVAINVSADQFNHPDFCHHLREILQSEGVDPAYLELELTESILVKNEELSIRKLKELNSLGLKIAIDDFGTGYSSLNYLNKFRFDTLKLDRCFVKDVDKNPKTQAIVKAVTMMTKQLNLKVVAEGVQTEEELAFIYDNLCDEIQGYIFSPPLTAAQFEGLLKSDPDFNLPNY, from the coding sequence ATGAAAAAAATTCTGATTATTGAAGATGAAAGATTGGTCAGAGAGAACTTGGTGGAACTGCTAACATTTGAGAATTTCCAAGTGTTGGAAGCTACCGATGGTCTGCGGGGTGTTAAACTGGCTGAACAGGAGCAACCTGATCTGATTTTGTGTGATGTGATGATGCCGATACTTGATGGTTATGGGGTTCTCGCACAGCTTCGACAGAACCCGAAAACGGCAATTATTCCGTTTATTTTTATGACGGCTTTAGCCGATCGCATGAATACCCGCAAGGCTATGGAGTTGGGTGCTGATGATTATATTACTAAACCCTGTTCAGCAGCGGAGCTAATGCGATCAATTACCGTGCGTTTAGAAAAATATTCCAATATGCAACGGTATTATCAAAATAATCAGAGTCAAATTGTATCTACAGAATCACCACTGAATCAACTGTTGGACTGGGACGGAATCACTAATTTACCGAATCGTTTGGCTTTGCGCGATCGCTTTGAACAAATTTTAGAGAATTTACCAAGTTACGATTCGGGATTAATTCCCATTGTCTGTTTGAGTGTAGATAGATTTAAGCGGATTAATGACATCCTTGGTTATGAGTCGGCGGAAGCACTACTTAAAGCGGTGGGAGAAAGACTGGTTAAAGCTATGGATAATCAGGGGACTGTAGCTTATTTGACCAGTGGAGAGTTTGCGATTATTGGTGAGTTCACTGGCTCGGAAAATCAAGTCCATGAGCAAGCCCAACTACTCAGGGATGCTGTGGCTGAACCCTTATTAATTAGGGGTCATGAAATTGTGATTATGTCTAGTATGGGAATTGCTCTGTATCCTCTTCATGGTCAGGAGATTGATTCGCTGTTAAAAAATAGTCAAATTGCTTTAAATTCGAGTCGCAGTTATGGAGGAAACCGCTGTACAGTATATCGAGATAGTTTACAGGTGATCTCAGCGGATAGTCTGGCTTTAGAAGCGGATTTGCAAAAAGCGATCGCCAGGAATGAGTTACAACTTTATTATCAGCCAAAAGTCTGCTTAAAAACTGGTAAAATTGTGGGTGCTGAGGCTTTGCTGAGGTGGAATAGGCGCAATAATGGTCTAGTCCCACCGGCGTTATTTATTCCTTTGGCTGAAGAAACAGGTTTAATTCAAGCTCTTGGAGAATGGGTAGTTAAAACGGCTTGTAATCAAATCAAAAATTGGGCAAATTTAGGCCTGTTAATTCCGGTAGCGATTAATGTTTCAGCTGATCAGTTTAATCATCCTGATTTTTGCCACCATTTAAGGGAAATTTTACAAAGTGAAGGGGTAGATCCGGCTTATTTGGAACTAGAGTTAACCGAAAGTATCTTGGTGAAAAATGAGGAGTTATCTATCCGGAAGTTAAAGGAATTAAATTCTCTGGGTTTAAAAATTGCCATTGATGATTTTGGGACGGGTTACTCTTCTCTTAACTATTTAAATAAGTTTCGTTTTGATACTTTGAAACTAGACCGTTGCTTTGTGAAGGATGTTGATAAAAATCCGAAAACTCAAGCTATTGTGAAGGCGGTTACTATGATGACCAAACAACTTAACTTAAAGGTGGTGGCGGAAGGGGTACAAACGGAAGAAGAACTGGCGTTTATTTATGACAATTTATGTGATGAAATTCAGGGTTATATTTTCAGTCCCCCCCTGACGGCTGCTCAGTTTGAAGGTTTATTAAAAAGCGATCCTGATTTTAACCTACCCAATTATTGA
- a CDS encoding threo-3-hydroxy-L-aspartate ammonia-lyase, whose protein sequence is MDSQLPVNFNAVAAASARLQGYIKPTPVVTSTTVNRLTGGTVFFKCENFQRTGSFKFRGAFNALSLLDPKRQQGVFTYSSGNHAQAIAQAGSILGINTTIIMPDNAPAVKRSATANYGAEIVLYNPSEVVREKYCQQLAEERNATIIPPYNHPDIIAGQGTTALELIEDVGELDLLLVCCGGGGLLSGCAIATRQLSPACQIIGVEPALADDATRSFKTKILQTIHNPQTIADGARTPYLGSLTFPIILETVDDMVTVSETQIIEAMRFLWERLKLVVEPTGALATAALLSGIVPAANRRVGVIISGGNVDLKEAIALFQ, encoded by the coding sequence ATGGATAGCCAGTTACCAGTTAACTTTAACGCAGTTGCTGCCGCCTCCGCACGTCTCCAGGGCTACATTAAGCCCACCCCAGTGGTTACATCTACCACCGTGAATCGACTAACTGGGGGGACGGTTTTTTTTAAGTGCGAGAATTTCCAACGTACCGGATCATTTAAGTTTCGTGGTGCTTTCAATGCCCTATCTTTGCTAGATCCGAAACGGCAACAGGGCGTGTTTACCTATTCCTCCGGCAATCACGCCCAAGCGATCGCACAAGCCGGGTCAATTCTAGGAATCAACACCACTATCATTATGCCAGACAATGCCCCCGCTGTCAAGCGATCGGCTACAGCCAATTATGGCGCGGAAATTGTCCTGTATAATCCCTCGGAAGTAGTGCGAGAAAAATATTGTCAACAACTAGCCGAGGAAAGAAATGCTACCATTATTCCCCCCTATAATCATCCCGATATTATCGCCGGACAGGGAACTACAGCATTAGAGTTAATTGAGGATGTAGGAGAATTGGATTTATTGTTAGTTTGTTGTGGCGGCGGTGGCTTGCTTTCCGGTTGTGCGATCGCTACTCGCCAACTTTCTCCGGCTTGTCAAATTATCGGCGTTGAACCCGCTTTAGCAGACGATGCTACCCGGTCATTTAAGACTAAAATTCTCCAGACTATTCACAACCCCCAAACTATTGCTGATGGCGCGAGAACACCTTATTTGGGAAGTCTCACCTTTCCGATTATCCTAGAGACTGTTGATGATATGGTAACGGTTTCCGAAACTCAAATTATTGAGGCGATGCGGTTTTTATGGGAAAGGTTAAAATTGGTGGTAGAACCCACCGGAGCATTAGCCACAGCCGCTTTACTTTCGGGAATTGTCCCCGCTGCTAATCGTCGTGTTGGGGTGATTATTAGTGGCGGTAATGTGGATTTAAAAGAGGCGATCGCTTTATTTCAATAA
- the nuoK gene encoding NADH-quinone oxidoreductase subunit NuoK, with the protein MQLQYFLLVAAALFCIGIYGLITSRNAVRVLMSIELLLNAVNLNLMGFSNYLDSGSIKGQVFAVFVITVAAAEAAVGLAIVLTIYRNRDTVDMEEFNLLKW; encoded by the coding sequence TTGCAACTTCAATATTTTCTATTGGTCGCGGCGGCTTTGTTTTGTATTGGTATCTATGGATTGATTACTAGCCGTAATGCGGTCCGGGTTCTCATGTCTATTGAGTTACTGCTTAATGCTGTTAACCTCAATTTGATGGGGTTTTCTAACTATTTGGACTCTGGGAGTATTAAGGGTCAAGTTTTTGCGGTGTTTGTCATTACCGTGGCGGCGGCGGAGGCGGCGGTCGGTTTGGCGATCGTCTTGACAATTTATCGTAACCGTGATACGGTCGATATGGAAGAGTTTAACTTGTTAAAGTGGTAG
- a CDS encoding NADH-quinone oxidoreductase subunit J, which yields MNLAEGVQVVSFGLLTIMMIGSALGVVLLKNIVYSAFLLGGVFMSMAGLYLLLNADFVAAAQVLIYVGSVNVLILFGIMLVNKQQDFRVLPNAGLRQIATAVVCVGLFALLSTMVLSTPWSVTTTVVTIESSAIAIGEHFFTDFLLPFELASVFLLMAMVGAIVLARRDFLPDASNAPTTTTPLLMLTERPRELVSVSGSSEDSSE from the coding sequence GTGAATTTAGCAGAAGGGGTTCAGGTCGTTTCCTTTGGCCTGCTAACCATCATGATGATTGGCTCCGCTTTGGGTGTGGTTTTGCTCAAAAATATCGTTTACTCGGCATTTTTGCTGGGAGGCGTGTTTATGAGCATGGCTGGATTATATCTCCTACTCAATGCGGATTTTGTGGCTGCGGCTCAAGTTTTGATTTATGTCGGTTCTGTTAATGTCTTGATCCTGTTTGGGATCATGTTGGTTAACAAACAACAGGATTTTCGGGTTTTACCTAATGCTGGGCTGCGCCAAATTGCTACGGCTGTGGTCTGTGTGGGCTTATTTGCTCTGTTGTCTACTATGGTGTTATCAACGCCATGGTCGGTTACGACTACAGTGGTGACCATTGAAAGTTCGGCGATCGCTATTGGTGAACATTTCTTTACTGACTTTTTGCTACCCTTTGAGTTAGCTTCTGTGTTCTTGCTAATGGCTATGGTGGGAGCTATTGTTCTCGCTCGTCGGGATTTTCTCCCCGATGCTTCTAACGCGCCAACTACAACTACACCTCTTTTAATGCTCACCGAGCGCCCCCGGGAACTGGTCTCCGTTTCTGGTAGCTCTGAGGATTCCTCCGAATAA
- the ndhI gene encoding NAD(P)H-quinone oxidoreductase subunit I, which yields MLKFLNQVGDYAKETIQAAKYIGQGLSVTFDHMKRRPITVQYPYEKLIPSERFRGRIHFEFDKCISCEVCVRVCPINLPVVDWEFNRETKKKKLKHYSIDFGVCIFCGNCVEYCPTNCLSMTEEYELAAYDRHELNYDSVALGRLPYKVTDDPMVTPLRELAYLPKGVMDPHDLPPNSRRSGLRPEEILDKMEQQRDGESQAKAEKA from the coding sequence ATGCTCAAGTTTCTTAACCAAGTTGGCGACTACGCCAAGGAAACCATTCAAGCCGCTAAATATATCGGTCAGGGTCTATCTGTCACCTTTGACCACATGAAGCGGCGACCCATTACTGTTCAATACCCCTATGAAAAACTGATTCCTTCCGAAAGGTTCCGGGGTCGCATTCACTTTGAGTTTGATAAGTGCATCTCCTGCGAGGTCTGCGTCAGGGTATGCCCCATTAACCTCCCCGTCGTAGACTGGGAATTTAACCGGGAAACTAAGAAAAAGAAACTCAAACACTACAGCATCGATTTTGGCGTTTGCATCTTCTGCGGTAATTGTGTCGAATATTGTCCGACTAATTGTCTGTCAATGACGGAAGAATACGAACTGGCGGCTTACGATCGCCATGAGTTGAACTATGATAGTGTGGCACTGGGACGGTTACCCTACAAGGTGACTGATGATCCGATGGTGACTCCCCTGCGGGAACTTGCCTATTTACCCAAGGGAGTTATGGACCCCCACGATCTTCCCCCAAATTCCCGTCGTTCTGGTTTGCGTCCAGAGGAAATTCTCGATAAGATGGAACAACAACGGGATGGGGAATCCCAAGCTAAGGCAGAAAAAGCCTGA
- the ltrA gene encoding group II intron reverse transcriptase/maturase — protein MTKSRESEGFGKPRPTKTTNVWRSVNWAKVQRYVFKLQKRIFQAAKSGQDAKAKRLQRLLVKSYYARLLAVRRVTQDNQGKKTAGVDGMRAISPRQRFKLVENIKGNLKVKPLRRVWIPKPGRDEKRPLGIPTIQDRARQALVKSALEPEWESRFEGTSYGFRPGRSAHDAIGRIYAAIKLGQYYVLDADIAKCFDRINHDYLLSKIHCPSSLKRDLKQWLKAGVLDNGVFEDTEAGTPQGGVISPLLANIALDGIARLIETMYPKKKNRVQASVIRYADDFVVLSPSLEIIEQCKTAISKWLEPVGLEIKPEKTRICHTLKPIEYEGKTEEPGFDFLGFNIRQYTVGKYKSGKTGGTASRVIGHKTHIKPSKKAVKAHTEVIKGVIKQLKTAPQSALINRLNPIIRGWSNYYSGVVSTKTFIKLDHKIWLMIRAWTESRCGEASYEKLKNYFHKGTVKLSNGKERHESWLFMTKEGFQLWKHNWTPIVRHTLIRPDATPYDGNWTYWATRKGQAIETPNRVAKLLKKQKGKCTWCGQYFTPSDIIVEVDHIVPRSQGGKDEYKNLQLLHRHCHDDKTALDNANAVSLTMEQSD, from the coding sequence ATGACGAAATCGAGAGAAAGTGAGGGATTCGGTAAACCGAGACCCACCAAGACTACGAATGTATGGAGAAGTGTCAATTGGGCTAAGGTTCAACGGTACGTCTTTAAGCTCCAAAAGAGGATATTCCAAGCAGCTAAATCGGGACAGGACGCAAAGGCAAAAAGGTTGCAACGTCTATTGGTGAAATCATACTATGCCAGGCTCTTAGCAGTGCGACGAGTGACCCAAGATAACCAAGGCAAGAAAACGGCTGGAGTTGATGGAATGAGAGCAATCTCACCAAGACAAAGGTTTAAACTTGTTGAGAACATTAAAGGAAATCTCAAAGTAAAACCACTGCGACGGGTGTGGATTCCAAAACCTGGTAGGGATGAAAAACGCCCCCTGGGAATACCCACAATCCAAGACAGAGCGAGACAAGCCTTGGTTAAGTCGGCACTTGAGCCCGAATGGGAGTCAAGATTTGAAGGCACGAGCTACGGGTTTAGACCAGGAAGGTCAGCCCACGACGCAATTGGTAGAATCTATGCTGCCATAAAGTTAGGACAATACTATGTTCTCGATGCTGATATAGCGAAATGTTTTGACCGAATAAACCATGATTACCTACTGTCCAAAATTCATTGTCCAAGCAGCCTGAAAAGAGACCTAAAACAATGGCTCAAAGCAGGTGTGCTAGATAACGGTGTATTTGAGGATACAGAAGCAGGGACACCCCAAGGAGGGGTTATAAGTCCACTCCTAGCCAACATCGCACTGGATGGAATAGCTAGGTTAATTGAAACAATGTATCCCAAGAAAAAGAACAGGGTACAAGCCTCTGTGATAAGATACGCCGATGATTTCGTGGTACTATCCCCATCACTCGAAATCATTGAACAGTGCAAAACTGCAATTTCCAAATGGCTTGAGCCTGTTGGACTAGAAATTAAACCCGAAAAGACCCGAATCTGCCACACGCTCAAACCAATTGAGTATGAGGGAAAAACAGAAGAGCCTGGGTTCGACTTTCTGGGATTCAACATCAGGCAATATACAGTAGGAAAATACAAATCTGGGAAAACAGGTGGGACAGCAAGTCGAGTAATCGGTCATAAAACCCACATCAAACCCAGTAAGAAAGCAGTTAAAGCTCATACAGAAGTGATAAAAGGTGTAATTAAACAACTCAAAACAGCACCTCAATCAGCCCTGATTAACAGACTAAACCCGATAATCCGGGGATGGTCAAATTATTACTCAGGGGTCGTTTCAACAAAAACCTTCATTAAACTAGACCATAAAATCTGGTTAATGATACGAGCATGGACAGAATCAAGATGCGGAGAGGCAAGTTACGAAAAGCTAAAAAACTACTTCCACAAAGGAACGGTTAAACTTAGCAATGGGAAAGAAAGACATGAATCCTGGTTATTCATGACCAAAGAGGGATTCCAGCTATGGAAACACAACTGGACTCCGATTGTCAGACATACCCTAATACGCCCTGACGCAACACCATACGACGGAAATTGGACTTACTGGGCAACCAGGAAAGGACAAGCAATCGAAACGCCAAATAGGGTAGCAAAACTACTTAAAAAGCAAAAAGGCAAGTGTACCTGGTGTGGGCAATACTTTACCCCATCAGATATAATAGTTGAAGTTGACCACATTGTACCTCGAAGCCAAGGCGGAAAGGATGAATACAAGAACCTTCAACTATTACACCGCCACTGTCACGATGATAAAACGGCGTTAGACAACGCCAATGCTGTATCCTTAACAATGGAACAGTCAGACTAG
- a CDS encoding citrate synthase produces MTTTSEFKPGLEGVPATLSSISYVDGQKGLLEYRGISIEQLAEQSTFLETAYLLIWGKLPTKDELADFEHEIRYHRRIKYRIRDMMKCFPETGHPMDALQTSAAALGLFYSRRALDNPEYIRQAVVRLLAKIPTMVAAFKLMRKGNDPVQPRDDLDYSANFLYMLSEMEPDPLAARVFDVCLTLHAEHTINASTFSAMVTASTLTDPYAVIASAVGTLAGPLHGGANEEVLEMLEEIGSVENVRPYLDSLMEKKAKIMGFGHRVYKVKDPRATILQNLAEQLFEKFGSDQYYEVAVELEKVVQERLGHKGIYANVDFYSGLVYRKLGIPSDLFTPIFAIARVAGWLAHWKEQLVKNRIYRPTQIYTGNHAETYIPIHDRNCAIDLQGPVIK; encoded by the coding sequence ATGACTACAACGAGTGAGTTTAAGCCCGGTTTAGAGGGCGTTCCCGCTACGCTGTCAAGCATCAGCTACGTTGATGGACAAAAAGGACTCCTGGAATACCGAGGGATCAGCATCGAGCAGTTGGCTGAACAAAGCACATTTTTGGAAACTGCCTATTTGTTGATCTGGGGAAAACTGCCAACGAAAGACGAACTCGCAGATTTTGAGCATGAAATCCGCTATCACCGTCGGATTAAATATCGGATTCGGGACATGATGAAATGCTTTCCCGAAACCGGTCACCCCATGGATGCTCTGCAAACCTCAGCGGCTGCTTTAGGGCTGTTCTACTCCCGTCGCGCCTTAGATAATCCCGAGTACATTCGCCAAGCGGTAGTGCGACTGCTGGCGAAAATTCCGACGATGGTAGCAGCTTTTAAACTGATGCGGAAAGGGAATGATCCGGTACAACCCAGGGACGATTTGGACTACTCCGCCAACTTCCTATATATGCTGAGTGAAATGGAACCGGACCCGTTAGCAGCTCGTGTTTTTGATGTGTGCTTAACTCTCCATGCAGAACACACCATCAACGCTTCGACATTTTCGGCAATGGTGACAGCTTCGACGTTAACTGACCCCTATGCGGTGATCGCGTCGGCGGTGGGAACTTTAGCAGGTCCACTGCACGGGGGTGCTAACGAGGAAGTTCTGGAAATGCTCGAAGAAATTGGTTCTGTGGAAAATGTCCGGCCCTACCTAGATAGCTTGATGGAGAAAAAAGCCAAAATTATGGGCTTTGGTCATCGGGTGTATAAAGTCAAAGACCCGAGGGCAACTATTCTTCAGAATTTGGCAGAGCAACTGTTTGAGAAGTTTGGTTCCGACCAATACTATGAAGTGGCGGTGGAATTAGAAAAGGTGGTTCAGGAACGGTTGGGACATAAGGGTATTTATGCCAATGTGGACTTCTATTCTGGTTTGGTGTACCGGAAATTGGGTATTCCCTCGGACTTGTTTACTCCGATTTTTGCGATCGCTCGGGTAGCTGGATGGTTAGCGCACTGGAAAGAACAATTGGTCAAGAACCGCATTTATCGACCCACCCAGATCTACACGGGAAATCATGCGGAAACTTATATCCCCATTCATGACCGCAACTGTGCGATCGACCTGCAAGGTCCAGTGATTAAATAG
- a CDS encoding ABC transporter ATP-binding protein produces MITSNLNWTNLAKSKSLMAERNHDPKAIAIWACGIEMIYQSGRQSFKVLKGIDLQVRSGDIQLLMGPSGSGKTTLLSILAGLLTPTAGRVMLLDENITQMSRQQLAQFRLRNIGFIFQGFNLFPALTAAENVEVALNIKGIRGRRARQEAQIRLDQVGLADKKHLRPRDLSGGQKQRVAIARALAGSPKLIMADEPTAALDSSSGHAVIDVLRKLAKEDGATVLMVTHDPRIIDVADRILHLEDGKIQH; encoded by the coding sequence ATGATCACTTCTAACTTAAATTGGACGAACTTAGCCAAAAGCAAAAGCCTAATGGCTGAACGCAACCATGATCCCAAAGCGATCGCGATTTGGGCCTGTGGGATTGAAATGATTTATCAATCTGGACGGCAAAGTTTTAAAGTCCTCAAAGGCATTGACCTGCAAGTTCGCTCTGGGGACATACAACTTTTGATGGGACCAAGTGGGTCTGGTAAAACCACATTACTCTCAATTTTAGCCGGACTTCTCACCCCCACAGCCGGGCGAGTCATGTTGTTAGACGAAAATATTACCCAAATGTCTCGCCAACAGTTGGCACAGTTTCGGCTAAGGAATATTGGCTTTATTTTTCAGGGGTTTAACTTGTTTCCAGCACTCACGGCCGCGGAAAATGTGGAAGTTGCCCTAAATATCAAAGGCATTCGTGGACGGAGAGCGCGTCAGGAAGCCCAAATACGGCTCGATCAAGTGGGTTTGGCTGATAAGAAGCATTTGCGACCCCGTGACCTTTCTGGGGGGCAAAAACAGCGGGTAGCGATCGCTCGCGCGTTGGCGGGAAGTCCTAAACTGATTATGGCTGATGAACCTACAGCAGCCTTAGACTCTAGCAGCGGTCACGCGGTTATTGATGTCTTGCGGAAGTTGGCTAAGGAAGACGGCGCGACGGTGTTAATGGTGACTCACGACCCCCGCATCATTGATGTGGCCGATCGCATTCTACATCTCGAAGATGGCAAAATTCAGCACTAA